ATGATCCACAAGTAAAAGCATCAAGCTTAGTAGAACAAGGTAATCAGCAACTAGAACAAGGTAAATTTGAAGAAGCAATTCATTCTTTTCAAGAGGCTCTCAATATCTATCGAGAAATTAAAGACCAAAGTTATGAGGCGATAACCTTACAAAATCTAGCAGATGCTTACTCTATTTCAGGAAAAAATTTAATAGCTATTGACTATTATGAACAAAGTTTATATTTAGCGAAAAAAGTTGAAAACATTTCATTAGAAAGAGAAGCTCTATTTCGATTAGCTGAATCTTATGAACTCATAGCTCACATCTTGCACCTGGAAATATGAATGTCAAAACCACAACTACGTGCAAGGGGAGTTAGCCGTTCAACGTCAAGTAAAAGTAGATACACAACTATATGAGGAAAAATAGAC
This is a stretch of genomic DNA from Aulosira sp. FACHB-615. It encodes these proteins:
- a CDS encoding tetratricopeptide repeat protein; its protein translation is MSTISICLIDIEAVLPSTQVLAQIPNDPQVKASSLVEQGNQQLEQGKFEEAIHSFQEALNIYREIKDQSYEAITLQNLADAYSISGKNLIAIDYYEQSLYLAKKVENISLEREALFRLAESYELIAHILHLEI